Below is a window of Candidozyma auris chromosome 3, complete sequence DNA.
TTGAGCAAATCGATCGACTTTCGCATAGACAATACGCTAGATAGAAGCCTGGCGCTGAGAATGTCATATATCTTGGGCGCCTGGTACACGTTGGCACCAATGATGTAGTAGTCTTGCTCAGTTGTAGTGGTGGTGGGGTCTAGTCTGCGTTGTTTCCTGATAATCCAGAAATCAGGTTCCTTCACGTACGCTATCACAAACTCAATGCCCACCATTTCTGTGAGCTTCAGCTCAATATACTTTTGTGGGTGGATATGGGGAGGGATCTGTTGGAATTGAAACTGCATCCGTAATACCTGATTACTGGAAGTTCTATCGTAGAAGGGCGATTCGGCAAAGTAGTCGAGGACATTACCCGTGTGAAGACCGAATTGTTGAATCCATTCGGGAGATTTCCACTGGATCTCGTCGAGAGGTTCGGTGGACATGCTTATGAAGATTAAAAGGTGAGGACTGCTAAATTTGCAATAGAAGCGCGCCTATGGTAGTAGTATGCGAAACGGGGATGAatcggttgcaaaaaaaccGAGGATTGGAAATGGTGCTGAAAAATCGAAATCTCGTCagtcaagcaagaaaaTTTGAAATGGAGGAATGAAAGTGATATTATGTCATGTAAAGGGGTTAACTGTTGAGGCTAAGTGATTCAGGGTGATCAGTATGAAATTGTGGTAACGCTCACTTTTGAAGCACATTGGCTATAGAATGTTAGACCTTGCACTAACGTAGCTTACATTTGGAACTATGATGGGAAGTGCTATCCATCCAGGTCAGGTGTGAAAGGTCTTTAAAAGTGCAACGGACGCTAAAAGGGTGGTTCTCATATCTGGGATAGCCGGATGTTGCAATCCACGAAGCTCAGTCACAAGAAGAGTCTGTGAACAAGCTTTACTGATTTAATTTGTCTTTCAGATCCTTAAGTCTTGCAATTACTCCACATGCTGTTGATGGGGAACCCCACTGAACAATCAGAGAGATACTACTTATGCACAATGGAAACCTAGACACAATGTGGAAAACAATCAAGTCCTAGATTACCTTAGAGCCCTCCTTTCTTGCCGTGAAAGAAGCATTCTGATAACCTCTAACCTCTGGTGCAATGGCAGAATGGAAGAGCTCACCGCAGATCAAATGCGAGCAGTAGAATTGTACCACCAATTCACATTCAAATCAGCATCATTCAAAACTTGTAGACATCAAGGTATTGGAACTGAATAGCCAATCATTTAATCATGGTACATTCTCCCCATTCATGCTGAATGAATTTGCACTTGTTGCAACTACCTACAGAGCACTTCACAATCAAAGTCTACGTCAATTGCACCACATTTCTATACTCAAAAACAAATCCAGTGTCTAGTATTGTCTAATTCTCAGCAGCAACCTCAGCTTCGTACTTTTCAAGCTCCGCCCTCAAGAAGTCCGCCTCCTTGGCCATTTCCTCTGCGCTTCTAGGGCTCCTTGAGGCGTCGTCTGGGGCCTTGAACCCGCCTTCTTTCTGAAACACTTCCTTTCTAGCAAAAAAGTCCTCATATGCAGCAGCCAAGTCTGTCTTTTCCAATCTCTGGTATATCCCATCGCCGTACCCGTCAGTCTTGTACCTAGGAATCAAGTGAGTATGGAGATGGGGAACCGACTGGCCAGCTTCAGGCCCATCCTGGATGGCGATGTTGAGAGCGTCTGCTTTATACACTTTTCGTATGAGTCCCTGGATGAGCTGCAACGAGTTCATGTAGTCGGTGGACTCCGAGGGTGTCAAGTCGCCAAATCGAAGCACGCTAGTTCTGAGAGGCACCACAAGAACGTGGCCCGGCACCAAGGGTTTGATGTTGACTAAGGCATAGGTGTacttggacttgaagaagacctGGGACTCTACGGCAAACTGGTAGAAGAGCGTTTCCTTGGTCATTGAGTGAGTGGGGACTATAGTGGTTATGATCGGTATCGTAGGAAGTGAGCCGGTGCGACTAGTGAAAAACACCAGTAGGGGAACCAAAACTTTCTGCCTTTCGTTTGCAGCTTGTGCAATTGACTTTAAAATTACAATGCTACTTCACATGAATTTATCAAAGTGTATCAAGGTGTATTCAAGAATATATAAAGTTTATTTGTTGACCTTGCCGAAGTACTCCTTGGAGTTCTTCACGTCAGGCTTGATGGTCTCAGAACCCTCCTGCCAGTTGGCTGGGCACACCTCACCGTACTTCTCGGTAAACTGGAAGGCGTCAACCAATCTCAAGGACTCGTCCACGGATCTACCGACAGGCAAGTCGTTGATGGTGATCTGTCTCAAGACACCCTTAGGGTCAATCAAGAAGATACCTCTCAAGGCAACACCCTCCTCCTCAATCAACACACCGTAGTCTCTGGAGAGAGTGTGGTTGGTGTCGGCAAGCAATGGGATGTTGACAGGGCCCAAGCCACCGTCCTTTCTGGCGACATTGGTCCAGGCCAACAAGGAATACTCCGAATCAGTCGAGGCAAACAACACCTGGACGTCCTTGTCAGCGAACTTCTTGACGGCGTCGGAGTAGGCAATGATCTCGGTTGGACACACGAAGGTGAAGGCCAATGGGATGAAGGCCAAAAGCACCCACTTGCCCTTGTACTGCTCGAGGGAGACTTCCTCGAAAACACCGTCGACAACGGcggtcttcttgaaagatgGAGCTGGCTTCTGGATGATAGCGGTCATTATTAAATCTATGAGTCTATGAGGTGTagttgagaaaaaaagaataagaTGGGCGACGTGGGCTGCGAAACGGTGTGGCTTTATATTCCTCGGGTGCGAATCTAGGCGTCCGCTTTCTTACTAACTTTGGACACGGGTAGGGCACCACGAAGGCCCTGCGTCTATGTGCAGGTCATTCACATCAGCAACCCACGAGTATTTTTGACGTCATGGGAGATTTTTTAAAATTAACCGCATAGCTGGGTTCTTCAAGGCTCTGCCATTATATTCATATAgctttcatcaattttCAGGGTGTGTGGGACCAAAAGTGGTCATATTCTTCTCGCGGCGCACTGGCGCCACACTTTCTACCGCGGGTGTGGAATCGCATCGAAGGGCGCTACTAGTGTGGTGGTTTTAGTCCGATCGGGATTGCATGTGCAAAGGATGCAGCCCCTAGACAAGAGATAGCAAACGATGAATTCTAGGGGTCTCGGAGCCGAGTTCGCAGACCACAAAGGGAATGCAAGCTTGGACTGACAATGTGGTATATCATTTATTACTAACTAAACTAATACCAAATTATTTGATTGATACTAAGGTGTGCACAGTAGAAGGATGTTATGGCATTTGAGCACCATCATGATCATCGTTGCACTGTGAGTCCACACCACCATAGGTGTTAAAATATATTTCGCCATGATCCATGTAATCACCCAATAACGCTTCATAGTTTGGTGTGTAACGCATATTGTCTATCCACCAAGATTTGGCTAGATCATGGTTGACATTATCAAAGTTGTACGATATCCAATCAGCTGGAAAAGTATTAGAACGTACATCGTTAGTACTGTTATTCTCAGCACTATTATAAGGCTCACCAGGCAGTGCTAATGCAATTCTTTGAGCCATTTCGTGGTTACTTAAGTGATCGGCTCCAACTGCAATGGTAGCAGTTCCATTCTCATATACCCACAAGAAATGATCTTTCaattgttcaaaaagaCTTGCATTGACGATGTTTTTATAAATTTCTCGTTTGATCAATACCACACCATTCATCCCACCGTCATCAAGGATGTTATATATCTCTTGTAACTCTTGGCTTCGTTTCTCTAAGTCATTGTCTAATAGACTTCTCAAATCATACATGAGTCCATGTTTAGTTGAAATTTTACTACCATCATCTATAGCTTTGTTGTATAACCCTAGAGCAAGGTTTCTCTTAGAAGAAATTGAACCACTATTTTCGTCATAATGTGCCAGTATGGCAGCCGCTGCAGCCCATACAGCACCTAACACCACGCCAGCAATCTGAACTCCACCTCCTGTTAAAACTGAAAGCCCCATCCATGCCGCTGTTGTGGCTACGAGTATACCTGTCCTTGGACTCACATTAAGCATTCTCCACTCTGCCCTTTTATGTAAATCTGGTGGTTGTATTCCATTTTTATCATAATTATTAGACATAGTTTTAGTTGAATCATCAATTCGCTGAAGTTGTTGTGTTGTTTTGTACTCAGATGCACTATCGCATAACGATAATGACGCTAACGTGGTCATAATTGTAAACGCATATGACTTAAATAATGTCATTTTAGAGTCTCAGTCCGCCTTACTTGCTCTATTGTTGATAAATaagttgttggtgattGTTGTAAATTTATATTTCGGGCTTATGTCTGGGTGGGGGATTTGGCCATCACGCTCAGAGTTAGATAAACGGTGCGAGATTTTCCATCTACTGGAAATGATAGTGAGGTTGAGTATTAGACTTTCGAGTGTCTTAGAACGACAAATGTGGTCCCATAGTGATTTGGGAGAAGTAGCAAACTTTTGTGCTTCTGGTtctgtcttttcttttgaaatgtgtcagcttcttcatatATATTTGATAAGGACTCCATTTTAGTGTACTATTCATTTTTGTGATGTGTGCGGTGCCCGCTGTAGGTACATGggtttggctgcaaatgtcTCGCCACCTCTCTTATCCGGATATCGTATGGGAAAAGCAGCTTAATGAAATGGCCAGAGGACACCCAAACATGAGAATTGGAACAGATGTGGTCACCTGAACATTTTCAGCATTGATGAGTTGCCTTTAAAATTTGTGAATTCGCTCAGGAAGGGTAAATTTGCAGCGGTATTGGTCCGGGTAAGAGAGGTGCGAGTTCATAAGAAGCATTTGTAAAACTCAAGAGGCGACTTTACCAGATTAAGAGATGAAAGCATTCTTGatttcaccttcaacaaagtctTTGAGTGATTCACGCGAAATTGAGAACGCAGTCCTTAGAAATGGTGTGGCTGTGGCTTCAGAGAGTGATATCAGACCATCAACAGGAGGAGCACTGTAGatcaaacaaagaaatcaagggAATTAAGAGTCTTGGAAACATTCCTACAATGTCAGCTTGCATCGCAAAGTAATCTTACAGTAGCACAGTGAACATGAAATATGCAATTGAGAACGCCAAAGCTCAATTTAAGTAACGCaagaatcaaaacaaaTACACGCAATGGATTTCTACGTACTTTATCTGTATAAGTAACAAAACTATAAGTGTGGTGACTTCCGGTGGAAGATGTTAAGATTGGTCGCTTGGCGGCAGCAGAACtattttgcacccagtTGCACAAATAAGTACATTCATGGCCCGAGTACCAAAATGAGAGCCGAGTATTTTTCTGAcagctctttgagctttcCAGAAGGATGCTTATCAATGAAGCTTTTTGCTTATACCCCAATCGGCCACTTATCAAATCACAGCATCTTCAAATGATACAAGACGCTTGTGGTAGTACTCAATGCCGGTAACAACTCCATCTTCTAATATTATCAAAAGCATTAATATTATTAGAATTGATAGTTGCACAAAAACTCTCTGTGTAATTGTCTGCTTGGATAGCAACCGTAGCGCTCTCAGGTGGAACCCCCAAAGTCCACTTAGTCATCCAATGGCTGCTCGAGATAGAACTTTTCTTGTGGGGCTCGAGAAGAAGTAATGACCTAGACCAAACAGAACAGGTAAAGGTTCCGGGTACCCATAGTGATTTGCGCACTtcagtttgcagccatttcctccACCCGGCTTTTCAGTCTCCGTTGAGCAGCCACACAAACACGTAAATTGGGGGTTCAGATATAAAGAGCAACTCCCTGTAAACGAATACGTTTTTCATACATGCTTTTTGGCCTGTATATCGAATTGGTGAATGACTCTCGCTGGGGTCTTCATGGTGCATTCACATCTGCGAAACATAAAGCAATACATGCCACCAACACAACCAAAAAtatctctttctcaaggGCTACGATGAACTTTATATCTTCGGTCCACTCTACAATGATTCTCCCTTTTTACTACACGTCACAAAAGACACAGTTCCAGACTCGTTCCCGGATGCTGATTTTACTGCATAAGACTTCAGAGTGTGAACACATTGAACACAGTATAAGGACCTCAATTATCAACCTGCTGATTACCACCCATGATGGAAAAATTAGGTTTTCACAAGGTTTCGAATAACCCTGGCCCGGGAAATCCGGTGATTCATCACAATCAGCCCCCGCATCATCAACCGAAAGTCGTACCTTTCAATAGAATGATGTTGAAAGTTGACAATGCTCCAGGCAACAATGTcgccttggccaacttgatTGCCTTGAACCCAAAGGACGTTCCTCAAGCTTCAGACGGACAACACGTTTTGTTGGACAGAACTTTCGTTTACAGCATACAAAAGACCCCAGATCAACCCCAGGGCACTGTCGGGTTAGCTGGACACGTGAGAAGATGGTGCAAGACATCCTTAGGGCAGCCTGTTCTGATCGAATCATTTAACCTCTTTGAGCAGCCAGGAGATAATACTCATTATCTTGGAGAGGTTGATTTGGTCATCGACTTTCTTAGTTCTTCAAAGGCTAGAGACGTGCACTTGAGCgaagagaagcttgctGAGGTGTTCAAAGCCAAGTTTGAGAATcagattttgcaaccatccCAGCCGGTGGTAATGGACTTTGAAGGTTTTATTTTCATTGCTTATGTTCACGGCGTTCAGGTGATTGACTTGGCTCAATTGGGTTCCTCAGAAAGAACAATGTCCGAGGACTTAGGCACTAAGGGTATTTTGATCAAAAGCACCAACATCAATTTTTTCGGTGCCGAAAACACAAGGatcaaattgatcaagaaaagaggaGCCAAGACTTCGTTGGCAAACAAGCCTCGTGCCAACCCTATTATCAATCCTGACTTCAAGTTAGAAAACATGGGAATTGGTGGTTTGGATACCGAATTCCAGCAAATCTTCCGTAGGGCTTTCGCCTCACGTATCATCTCACCAGACCTTGTGGAGAACTTGGGTTTGCGCCACGTAAAGGGCCTTTTGCTTTACGGTCCACCCGGTACTGGTAAGACGTTGATCGCTCGCCAGATCGGAAAAATGTTGAACGTTAAGGAACCCAAGATTGTCAATGGTCCAGAAATGCTCCTGAAATATGTTGGTTCCTCAGAAGAAAACATcagaaacttgttcaaggaaGCAGAACAGGAGTACAAGCTCAAGGGTGAGTCTTCCCAATTGCACATCATTATTTTTGACGAGTTGGATTCTGTATTCAAACAAAGAGGCAGTCGTGGTGATGGCACTGGTGTGGGCGACAATGTGGTCAATCAGCTTTTGGCTAAGATGGACGGTGTGGACCAATTGAATAATATATTGATTATTGGTATGACAAATCGATTGGACTTGATCGATAACGCTCTTTTACGTCCTGGTCGTTTTGAGATCCAAATTGAGATCTCGTTGCCCGATGAGAAGGGACGTAAAGACATCTTGTTGATTCacaccaaaaaaatgaaggaCAATGACTTACTCGGAGATGATGTCGACTTTGACGAATTGGCCAGCTTGACCAAGAACTTCACCGGTGCTGAATTGGAAGGGTTGGTTAACTCTGCTTCATCTTTCGCCATAAATCAGTACACTAAGAGTGAGAATATCGCCAAAGTTGACCAGAACATTGCCAAGATGAAATTGACACGGAACGAGTTTTTGCTTGCTCTCAACGAAGTCAAGCCCGCGTTTGGTgtgaatgaagaagacttgaacttgaattTCCCTTACGGTGTCATTGAGTACAACAGACGTATCCACTCTATTTTCGAAAGATTAACGTCTtatattgaagaagtcaagaaTTCTGATTCTGAGAGACTTATTAGTGTGTTATTGCACGGCGAGCCTGGCGTTGGTAAGACAGCAATTGCGTCGATGATAGCGCTACAATCCGAGTTCCCATATATCAAGATGCTCAGCGCTGAAAACTTGGTTGGCATGTCGGAGGCGATGAAGATTGCAACCATTGACAACACGTTTAGAGACATTTACAAATCACCACTCAACGTTTTGGTTATAGACAAGATTGAGACGTTGATCAACTACGTTCCCATTGGCCCACGTTTCTCCAATGAGATTTTACAGATGTTGATTGTAaacttgaacaaaaagCCACCGGGAGGACGCAGATTGCTCATCATAGGTACAACATCGCAGTACTCCGTGTTGAAGCACATGACCTTGGCTGAAAACTTCACCAAGACGATTGAGGTTAAGAAAATCACGGAAATCTCGGAGGTGAAAGCTGTGTTCGACGAAATGAACTTTATGCTGCCCGGAGAAAGAGAGCAAGTGCTTGAACAATTGAGTCGTTACGGGGACGGCAAGTTGGACATTGGAATCAAGACCTTGATACAGGTGATGAACAACTGCAAGTACCTCAAGGCCGATGTCAACTTGGCCGTAGAAAACATTCTCGAAGCACAGCTCCAATGAACGTGTGAGATTGTGGGGTGCGATCCTGTGTCGCTAAGATGCGGCTAGGACGACTGGATCTCGGGATCTATGGCACAAGTCCGAGAAGGGATCCCATAGGGGGCCAGCGATATTGGAACTAGTTTTATTTAGTCAGTGATACAAATCATAACgagttggccaaaatgTAGAATTTGGGCATCTTGAATTCTTGCCCGTCGCAGGGACACTTTTTGCCATATTTGCCGATGCGTTGCTATGGAAACCATCGATCTACCCTGCAAGAACCCTCTGATCCAAGCAATTGAGAGTATATAAACAGGGCGAAATCCCCTCAAATCCATAAGTactcatttttttttctcccttGTCGTTTCCATGTCGATGCTCTCAGGTCACTCCATCTTCGATTGTAGCGCTGGCCCTGGTACCGGGTTCGGCGTTTACTCTGACACTGACAGGGACAGCCTAAGCATTCCTTCTTCCCAAACCTTATTAACATACCCAATGGCCTTGGGTTCCATCCCCTGGTATTCAGGTAGTTCGAGTTCTCCTCATCAGGTGTTCAACGctactcttcttcagccaCCCACGGAGCCGTTCAGGCACGATTACGGAGACAGCTCATTCGACAGCTCAATCATTGGCCACTTCCTTTCTGAGTGTACGTGTCAAGTGCTGTTGAGCACGGCAGCGTACCAGAAGAAGGCGTCGCAAGCAAGGATAGATGATGAAGCGCCACCAGCCGAGAATCGAGGGCTCAAGGAGAGGTGTATGAGACCTGTAGCAGCCTTGGACAAGCTGGACGAGAGATTGATTAGAAGGAAGAAGCCGAGTAAGAATGCAAGTTTCCATGACGAGACAGTCTCATCGACATCGCCGAGCACCACCTTGAAAACGACAACGACCACTGCTTCCACCGAAGCTAAGACAGACAAAAAGGCATCCCACCAAGTGTTGTCACCCCAAAGGCAAACCTTGCCAATGGCTGCTCGCCAGAGCCCACCAAAGAAGTGCCTCTCACTGTCAAGTTCCAATCCAAGCGATGTAGAGTGTCAGCAGCACCTGAGAAATAATCCGCCTTTGGAACTTTTAGCCAGAATTCTGGACATTGCcaatgagaagaagaatgccaaGAAGACACGCATTCTACGTAACCTCCGCTATCCTAGGgttggaggaaaaaaaaattgtatCGCCAAGGTCATTGGATCTGTTCGGGAGGGGAATACCTACAAGTTTCAAGTCAGGTTTGCTAAGTGTCGAGCCTTCTACCAAATTTACTGCAtcagtgaagaagccagGGAGTACAGATTGCCCATCTTCAGGAACCTTCGGACGATGCTGCAAATGATGAAGTGTAAAGAGTACAGAGCAGAGAATCCAATTGAGGACGATTCCGAAGTGACCGTGATAGAAGGGAAAGACTATTACTCAGTTCTCTTGCAACGCTTTGAGTCTCGTCTTACGCTTCAGCAATTGGCGATTTTGCTAGGGTTGCAATGTTATAGCGTCCACTTGACGCGCCACATTGAAGAGGTCGTTGTTCAAATGTTCCACCAACTTCACGAGCTTGAAATAACATCAGAGGCCAGATGGTGCAAGCTTGACAGGGCTCTCCGCCAACAGATGATATCACGGGTGCACAAGTTTTCTCAATATTACTTTCCTACTATCAGTAAGGATATGCTCGAGATTATCATGCGAAGGGCATCTTACGCGAAAGCTCAACTCAAGTTGAAGACTGATAGATTGAGGCGGAAAAGTCGGTACAAAGTAGTGGAGACTCTGAACGGGGATATTTGAATAGAAAAATCGGAGCATTAATGATTTGAATGTGTTTTAGCTTAAGAAGGCATAATGAAATCTCtagaacaaaaaaaagttgagtGGTACGGGAATCGAACCCATGTCTGCTGCTTGGAAGGCAGCAATGCTAACCATTACACCAACCACCCAAGTGTGCAAAACTTTGTTGTGCATAGAAACAAATTCCACGAACTGATATTGTATGCACAATTGGCAGTCTCACactcatcttcaaatcatTAGATTCAGGGGATCCTCAGGAAAATATTAAAAAAATATGTAGTCAATTTTTGACAGAAAAAATGCCTAATTTGGTTACGATGAGCCACTGTTTTCCGCTACCTTGATTTATAGTGTGGCCCTTATCTCTGTCTATCAACGCGGAATCAAGAGCCACATACCACTTCGAAGATAATGACAAAATCCTTACAACTAAACATTCCTGGGCCAAAGCTCACTACAAAATCGGGGAATTCTGTTAGAATTGGTACTGGAGCAGGCACAAAATGGCAGCACCTCAAGAAAGGCAGAGAGGAAggtttgaagaaaaccATCTTGACGCAATTGGTAGACAGCCTTGTCGAGGCAATCCACAATGGTTTCAGACACATTGATACTGCTGAGATATACACCACTCACCCTGAAGTGGCTGCTGcgattgcaaaaagtggGGTGCCTCGAGAGGATTTATTTGTCACCACTAAGTACAATCCTGGTATCGAACCACAACCGGCTGTTTTCCCGAGCGCCACCGAGTGGATTGATGCAGCGCTCAAGGACTTGGGAATTGAGTATCTTGATGCAGTTTTGATCCATTTCCCGTTCTTCGATCCCAAGTTCGCCAATGGACAGACCCTTGAATCAGTTTGGCGTGATTTTATTGCAGCGAAAAAAGCAGGCAAAGTGCGCTACATTGGTGTCTCGAATTCTGCGGTGGAGCACATAGAGTCGTTGATTAATGTTGCAGCAGGAGATCCCGACGGATATCCACAGATCAATCAGATCGAGTTTCACCCATACTTGCAAAACCAAAGCCccaacatcttgaagtacTGCCATGAGAACAACATCTTGGTCGAGGCTTATGGTCCGTTGTCACCGCTCTTCAGGATCGTCAAGGATGGGAAGAATGTGGAGGATCACCCACTCAAGAGCATTTTGCCCGACCTTTCAGAGAAATACCAGCGTACCGAAGCACAAATCTTGTTAAGATACACCTTGCAGAAAGGTAACCTCCCCATCACTACGTCGTCGAAACCTGAACGGCAAAAAGAGGCGTTGGCGGTGTACGAGTTCGCCCTCGAGGATGGAGACGTGGCCTTGATAGACAAGGTAGGCTCTGAGTTCGAGTTTAGAGGATTCATGGTTCAGTTTTATTAGAAATCCCGGCAACTAGATATCTTTTAGAAGCATACAAATGAAAATATAACAATGCGTCGTCTTTTTGTCTAGAAAAGAATCGACATTGTACAACGTAGTTTATGTGAGTCTTCCtttaatggctgcaaaatgggaACTGCGGAGCGCAGCAACCCAATCAGGCTAGTAAATTTACAGGCAATTGattcaaaatcaacataTCCAGATTTCTCAGATCAACAGCAACCAATCGGTACCAAATTTGCCTACTCAATTGGCCATTTTACGTTTGTGACCGTTAGTAATCCTTTGCTACAGTGCGAAGCCATTTCTCAGCCGTATGAGTAGACCCGTCCAGTGGACTAGGCTCCGTCTAAAATCACCAACATGCCCTCAAACTATAGCAGTAGCAAGCCATGGTTACAAGCTCAGGTGAGCAAACTAAAAGCACCCCAAAACAAACTGGTTTTGtggagctcttgaaatAGCTAGCCAGAGCTCCACGTGACTCTTGAGGCCGGCACTCCGTCAGCCAGGAGCAGGGCAATTGATCCCCAGTTGCTCGACCCCCATAGAGTGCTTGCTGTATAAAGAACCCGGTCAATTGGCCATCTTTCCACTCAAGCACTGTTTTTTTCCATCGTTTTCATCTTCTAATGTGTGGCAGATTTGCTCTTGGTATCGTATGTACTGGAAATATACTCACGCTGCgctttttgcacccattttcCAAAACCGACTAACACTCTCCAGGCAATTGACCAGCTTCCTCAGAAGCTCAACGAGACCGTGCTCAACCCCGGCTCCAAAAACCAATTGGCCAAAAAATCAGCCAATCACTACACTACAACCACCAGCGCAGGCCCCGACGGGGAGGAGCACGATGTGGCTATCGACTTGGTCTCATTGGACTTTGAAGGCAACTTCAACATCCCTCCTACCACCAAAGCAGTGATCATTTACTTGAACAAGACAGACGATGGAAATTCCTTCGACTATGTCTTGGAGCCTCTGAGCTTTGGGCTTGTTCccaattttgaaaaaccCAAGGACCCCACGCCAGTGAAGAGAGGGGACAAGCACGGCCCACAGtactcaaaagagctcCAAAGCGAGCAGCTGAAGAGATTCAATTACCGCAAAGAAACCATTGGCAACAACAAGTCGGTGTGGACAGAGCCTCGGAAGAATCTGCGGTGCGTGGTGCCGATCCAGGGCTATTTCGAGTGGCAAAAGACGAAAAAGGACAAGCCGGCGTACTTTGTCACGTCAAAGGAGAGacctcttctctttcttgctgGACTTTACGCCCACAACACCAATTATAACGACACTGAGATCGTGAAGGACGGCGACAAGTACCTTTCGTCATTCTCCATTGTCACGGGCCCAGCTGAGGGTGAAGGT
It encodes the following:
- a CDS encoding mediator complex subunit MED6, whose protein sequence is MSTEPLDEIQWKSPEWIQQFGLHTGNVLDYFAESPFYDRTSSNQVLRMQFQFQQIPPHIHPQKYIESKLTEMVGIEFVIAYVKEPDFWIIRKQRRLDPTTTTTEQDYYIIGANVYQAPKIYDILSARLLSSVLSMRKSIDLLNKMTKFSISEGGHLYPSDKESASNGGNASVQVSTNPPSAMPSTTNIPSLNPAATPSFPNSTPGTSQAQPSNGEPGSSSIMSNVSNINSEVSATAFNNLLNSVMASANNDKNIYLDDIPLYGKGSTVEQLGLKLNLNDDDDD
- the HNT2 gene encoding bis(5'-adenosyl)-triphosphatase, translating into MTKETLFYQFAVESQVFFKSKYTYALVNIKPLVPGHVLVVPLRTSVLRFGDLTPSESTDYMNSLQLIQGLIRKVYKADALNIAIQDGPEAGQSVPHLHTHLIPRYKTDGYGDGIYQRLEKTDLAAAYEDFFARKEVFQKEGGFKAPDDASRSPRSAEEMAKEADFLRAELEKYEAEVAAEN
- the TSA1B gene encoding Tsa1bp — its product is MTAIIQKPAPSFKKTAVVDGVFEEVSLEQYKGKWVLLAFIPLAFTFVCPTEIIAYSDAVKKFADKDVQVLFASTDSEYSLLAWTNVARKDGGLGPVNIPLLADTNHTLSRDYGVLIEEEGVALRGIFLIDPKGVLRQITINDLPVGRSVDESLRLVDAFQFTEKYGEVCPANWQEGSETIKPDVKNSKEYFGKVNK
- the SEC18 gene encoding AAA family ATPase SEC18, which produces MMEKLGFHKVSNNPGPGNPVIHHNQPPHHQPKVVPFNRMMLKVDNAPGNNVALANLIALNPKDVPQASDGQHVLLDRTFVYSIQKTPDQPQGTVGLAGHVRRWCKTSLGQPVSIESFNLFEQPGDNTHYLGEVDLVIDFLSSSKARDVHLSEEKLAEVFKAKFENQILQPSQPVVMDFEGFIFIAYVHGVQVIDLAQLGSSERTMSEDLGTKGILIKSTNINFFGAENTRIKLIKKRGAKTSLANKPRANPIINPDFKLENMGIGGLDTEFQQIFRRAFASRIISPDLVENLGLRHVKGLLLYGPPGTGKTLIARQIGKMLNVKEPKIVNGPEMLSKYVGSSEENIRNLFKEAEQEYKLKGESSQLHIIIFDELDSVFKQRGSRGDGTGVGDNVVNQLLAKMDGVDQLNNILIIGMTNRLDLIDNALLRPGRFEIQIEISLPDEKGRKDILLIHTKKMKDNDLLGDDVDFDELASLTKNFTGAELEGLVNSASSFAINQYTKSENIAKVDQNIAKMKLTRNEFLLALNEVKPAFGVNEEDLNLNFPYGVIEYNRRIHSIFERLTSYIEEVKNSDSERLISVLLHGEPGVGKTAIASMIALQSEFPYIKMLSAENLVGMSEAMKIATIDNTFRDIYKSPLNVLVIDKIETLINYVPIGPRFSNEILQMLIVNLNKKPPGGRRLLIIGTTSQYSVLKHMTLAENFTKTIEVKKITEISEVKAVFDEMNFMSPGEREQVLEQLSRYGDGKLDIGIKTLIQVMNNCKYLKADVNLAVENILEAQLQ
- a CDS encoding aldo/keto reductase: MTKSLQLNIPGPKLTTKSGNSVRIGTGAGTKWQHLKKGREEGLKKTILTQLVDSLVEAIHNGFRHIDTAEIYTTHPEVAAAIAKSGVPREDLFVTTKYNPGIEPQPAVFPSATEWIDAALKDLGIEYLDAVLIHFPFFDPKFANGQTLESVWRDFIAAKKAGKVRYIGVSNSAVEHIESLINVAAGDPDGYPQINQIEFHPYLQNQSPNILKYCHENNILVEAYGPLSPLFRIVKDGKNVEDHPLKSILPDLSEKYQRTEAQILLRYTLQKGNLPITTSSKPERQKEALAVYEFALEDGDVALIDKVGSEFEFRGFMVQFY